The genome window GCTGAAGCAAAAGATGGTTGGCATATCCGATCAGGTCATCTTACTTGCCGATGCCAGTAAATTTGGTGTCCGTGCTTTTGCTCGGGTATCCGGATTAGATGCAGTCCATACGATCGTTACCGATCAGCCATTGGAGGCTGAACAGACAGACCGTTTGAGCGGATACGACATCGAGATTATCACAGTTTAAACAGTGATGGGAACCTTATTCTGTCATCGGAGTGTCCAGTGTAAATATTCTTAGTCAATTCATCTACTTACTAATCAGTTAATAGGAGCGTGTACTTATGAAGGTCTCCTTATTCATTACCTGCCTCAGCGATGCCATCTATCCCCGAGTGGGGGAGGCCATGGTCAGATTGCTCGCCGCTCATGGCGTTCGGTTGGATTTTCCGCCGGTTCAGACCTGCTGCGGTCAGCCATCCTACAATAGCGGGTACTGGGATGAGACTCGGGTAGCGGCCAAGACGATTCTTGAAGCGTTTGACGACAGTGATTTTGTAGTCTGTCCTTCGGGATCGTGTACGTATATGATTCATCATTATCCCGAACTGTTCGCGGATGAACCGGTGTGGTTAGAGAAGGCAAAACGATTGGAAGCCAAAGCCTATGAATTCACTCAATTCCTCGTTCAGGTACTCGGGATAACCGATCTGGGCGCACATTTTCCACACAAAGTAACCTATCATCCATCCTGCCACGGCAGTCGTCTGTTGGGTGTAAAGGATGAGCCGATGGCATTACTATCCCAAGTAAAGGGACTGGAATTGGTTCCCCTGCCGTTTGCTGAGGATTGCTGCGGGTTTGGAGGTACCTTTGCCATCAAAATGTCCGATATTTCAGGAGCGATGGTGACGGAGAAGGTTGATCATGTCAAAGAGACCCAAGCCGAAGTACTGGTGGGGCTAGACATGGCTTGTCTGATGAATATCGCAGGTAATCTGCGTTATCGGAATGAACCGGTGCGTGTGATGCATCTGGCGGAACTATTGTATGAGGGGGTGCGAACTGGATGAGCCAACCGGGAGTTATGGATACGACGGTCAAAGAACGTGCCGGACTGGCCTTGAATGATGATTTTCTGCGTAAGGCGGTCAAATTCACAACAGAACGATTGCGTAACGGTAAGAAGTCGGCCTCAGAAGAACATGGAAACTGGGATGAATGGCGGGAACGTGGACGTCAGATTCGTCTGCATACCATTGCGCACCTGGATTATTATCTGAATGAATTTGTGAATAACGCCCGTGCGAACGGGGTTCATATTCATTTTGCAGATACATCGGTGGAAGCAGCGGCGATTGCACTCGATATTGCGGCTCACAAGCAGGCGTCTACGGTGGTAAAGTCCAAATCGATGGTGTCGGAGGAAGTACATCTGAATCATGTGCTGGAGTCAGCGGGCATTGAAGCGATCGAGACCGACCTGGGTGAATACATCATACAGTTGGCAGGCGAGGCCCCCTCTCATATTGTCATTCCAGCCATCCATAAGAACCGCTATCAGATTGCAGAGTTGTTATCGAAGGAAGCGGGTGAAATTCTGGAGCCGGATACGACGGTACTTGCCGGATTTGTTCGCAAAAAGCTACGCGAGAAGTTCCTAGAGGCGGATATCGGCATGACGGGCTGTAATTTTGCAATTGCAGAGACAGGTTCCATGGTTTTGTTCGAAAATGAAGGCAATGCCCGTATGGTATCCACTGTTCCCAGAACGCAGATTACACTCATGGGCATGGAGCGGATCATTCCATCGTGGACGGATCTGGAGGTCATGGCAACCTTGTTGCCACGCTCTGCAACAGGTCAGAAACTGACGATGTATATGTCAGGCATCACAGGTCCTCGCCGTACAGCGGATGCGGATGGACCGGATGAAATGCACATCATTATCGTGGATAACGGTCGATCCCTTCAACTCGGTGATCCCGAGTTTCAAGAACTGCTGAATTGTATTCGCTGTGGTGCTTGTTTGAATGCTTGCCCGGTATATCGTCATATTGGGGGCCATGCCTATGGTGGTACCTATAGCGGACCGATTGGAGCGGTATTGACACCTGCACTCAATGGCAACATTGATGAATGGAATGATATTGCGGGTGCTTCGAGTCTGTGTGGAGCCTGTTATGAAGCATGTCCAGTTAAAATTCCGCTACATGATATGCTTGTTTATCTACGCAGGCGTAAAGTGGAAGACGGTCATGGCAACAAAATGGAGAGCATGGGCATGAAGGGCTTTGCTGCCGTTGTTTCCAATTCCAAACGCTTCAGTGCGGCCATACGTCTGGGACAGATCGGGCAGAAGGCAGTTGTGCGCAACAACGGCATTTCTCTCAAGCTGGGTCCACTTAAAGGCTGGAACAATTATCGGGTTGCGCCAAGTCTCGCCAAGAAATCCTTCCGGCAACAATGGAACAAGCTGGATCAGGAACTGAACGAGAAGCAACAAGCTATGGATTCTTCCGTTCGCAGCCGTATGGAGCAGATTATTCGTGAACGAGAAGAAGGGGAGGGGAAGAAGCATGGTCACTGAACATGAGCAATGGCTTGCACAATTGGAGAAGAAGTCCATTGAGAAACAGGAGCAGTTCATGAATGACATTGCTTCGAAATTGAGAAGACCAAGGCAACGCCAAGCGCCGACCCAACCCTTTCGGGGAGCACCCGACTTTTGGACGGAATTGGAATGGGATGAAGAGAAGCGTATTCAAGCATTTACGGATAACTTTGTAAGTGTAGGCGCACACATTGCACGGGTTCAGAACATGGAAGAAGTATCTCAATTCATTGCTAACAAATCGCATGAACTGAGTGCCAGATATATCATTCGTCAGAATGAACAGGCGCTAAAAGATCTCGGATTGGAAGAACAGTTACCGGAGGTACAGATCTCCGTCTGGAATAGTCAAGCGGATGAGAACTGGAAGGCTCGGGCAGCTGAGGCTGATATCGGTGTGGTCATAGCGGATTATGCGACTGCATATACAGGTTCGGTTACTGTACTTTCTTCACCCGAAAAAGGTCGTTCCGTCAGTCTGCTGCCTACCGTACTTATCATCATTATTCCAGTAGATCGGCTGTACACCAGACTGGGTGAAACGCTTGATCGATTTGACGAGGTGGGAAGAGAGAATCTTCCCGCAGGTATCCACTTTATTTCAGGCCCAAGCCGATCGTCCGATATTGAAAATGATCTGACCATTGGGGTACACGGACCAGGTATTGTATATGGTTTGATTATGGGGTAACGGTGAGTTGAGCGTGATGGCGCAACATGATTTGGAAGACTGTC of Paenibacillus sp. FSL R5-0517 contains these proteins:
- a CDS encoding (Fe-S)-binding protein, which encodes MKVSLFITCLSDAIYPRVGEAMVRLLAAHGVRLDFPPVQTCCGQPSYNSGYWDETRVAAKTILEAFDDSDFVVCPSGSCTYMIHHYPELFADEPVWLEKAKRLEAKAYEFTQFLVQVLGITDLGAHFPHKVTYHPSCHGSRLLGVKDEPMALLSQVKGLELVPLPFAEDCCGFGGTFAIKMSDISGAMVTEKVDHVKETQAEVLVGLDMACLMNIAGNLRYRNEPVRVMHLAELLYEGVRTG
- a CDS encoding LutB/LldF family L-lactate oxidation iron-sulfur protein, whose translation is MSQPGVMDTTVKERAGLALNDDFLRKAVKFTTERLRNGKKSASEEHGNWDEWRERGRQIRLHTIAHLDYYLNEFVNNARANGVHIHFADTSVEAAAIALDIAAHKQASTVVKSKSMVSEEVHLNHVLESAGIEAIETDLGEYIIQLAGEAPSHIVIPAIHKNRYQIAELLSKEAGEILEPDTTVLAGFVRKKLREKFLEADIGMTGCNFAIAETGSMVLFENEGNARMVSTVPRTQITLMGMERIIPSWTDLEVMATLLPRSATGQKLTMYMSGITGPRRTADADGPDEMHIIIVDNGRSLQLGDPEFQELLNCIRCGACLNACPVYRHIGGHAYGGTYSGPIGAVLTPALNGNIDEWNDIAGASSLCGACYEACPVKIPLHDMLVYLRRRKVEDGHGNKMESMGMKGFAAVVSNSKRFSAAIRLGQIGQKAVVRNNGISLKLGPLKGWNNYRVAPSLAKKSFRQQWNKLDQELNEKQQAMDSSVRSRMEQIIREREEGEGKKHGH
- a CDS encoding LUD domain-containing protein; this translates as MVTEHEQWLAQLEKKSIEKQEQFMNDIASKLRRPRQRQAPTQPFRGAPDFWTELEWDEEKRIQAFTDNFVSVGAHIARVQNMEEVSQFIANKSHELSARYIIRQNEQALKDLGLEEQLPEVQISVWNSQADENWKARAAEADIGVVIADYATAYTGSVTVLSSPEKGRSVSLLPTVLIIIIPVDRLYTRLGETLDRFDEVGRENLPAGIHFISGPSRSSDIENDLTIGVHGPGIVYGLIMG